A stretch of the Sulfuritortus calidifontis genome encodes the following:
- a CDS encoding sulfurtransferase: MYSNTLVSTEELAQHLDDPQWIVFDCRFTLTDPEGGRRAYEAGHIPGARYAHLDDDLSAPIVPGVTGRHPLPDPEVLAKKLCQWGVGVNKQVVVYDDSFGSMAVRMWWLLRWLGHPAVALLDGGYPKWLREHHPVTTALPEVQKMQCACLPERSLWVDTKQVEQAMGSSDVLMLDARPDRRFTGEYEPLDPVAGHIPGSINWSFEENLDIDGTFLPPEALRENYQALLKGRTPAQVIHTCGSGVTACHNLLAMEVAGLPGSRLYPGSWSEWITDPSRPVALGE, from the coding sequence ATGTACTCCAATACTCTCGTTTCCACCGAAGAGCTCGCGCAGCATCTGGACGATCCGCAGTGGATCGTGTTCGATTGCCGCTTTACCCTGACTGATCCCGAAGGCGGGCGTCGGGCCTATGAGGCCGGTCATATCCCGGGGGCGCGCTATGCCCATCTGGACGACGACCTGTCGGCGCCCATCGTGCCGGGTGTCACCGGCCGCCATCCGTTACCGGACCCGGAGGTGCTGGCAAAAAAACTTTGTCAGTGGGGTGTCGGCGTCAACAAGCAGGTCGTGGTCTACGACGACAGCTTCGGTTCGATGGCGGTGCGCATGTGGTGGCTGCTGCGCTGGCTCGGCCACCCGGCCGTCGCCCTGCTCGACGGTGGTTATCCCAAATGGCTGCGTGAGCATCACCCGGTGACCACAGCGCTGCCCGAGGTGCAAAAGATGCAGTGCGCCTGCCTGCCCGAGCGCAGCCTGTGGGTCGATACCAAACAGGTCGAGCAGGCGATGGGGTCGAGCGATGTCCTGATGCTCGACGCTCGGCCGGATCGCCGCTTCACCGGCGAATACGAGCCGCTCGACCCCGTGGCCGGCCACATCCCGGGCAGCATCAACTGGTCGTTCGAAGAGAACCTCGACATCGATGGCACCTTCCTGCCGCCCGAGGCCCTGCGCGAGAACTACCAGGCCCTGCTCAAGGGCCGTACCCCGGCCCAGGTCATCCATACCTGCGGTTCCGGCGTCACCGCCTGTCATAACCTGCTGGCCATGGAAGTGGCCGGCCTGCCCGGCTCCCGGCTCTATCCCGGCTCCTGGAGCGAGTGGATCACCGACCCTAGCCGGCCGGTCGCCTTGGGAGAATAA